The DNA window tatgcacacacattcacacacacgcacacacacgcacacacacacagacagacgcacgcacgcataaaacacacacgcacacacacaatcgtgtaatcatatctttaggggaaccgctcattcatttctgtgggaaaaatgctaatgctactttaacccctacccagccctaaccataaacataagtaaccaaacaaaataatttttagttttttcattgcagtcacggatatttataaaatagagttttcccatatggggaccaggtaaaaaacgggtattcatcacgttgtggggacatttggcaTACCTGgagcacacacgcacacacacacacacacacacaaagtcccTCAAGGCTGGCAGTTCACTCACCTGCCAACAATGCCGTCTATGGAAAATGAGTTTAAATCCATAGTTAAATAGAATTAAGGTCAGGTACCAAAGACTGTGAAAACTGACCCCTGTGATTTGTCCCAAGAAATGCATGCGTCTGTAATGAGAAATACAAGAGCTCTGCCGCTGTTCTTTTCTATTTCTGATGCTTTGTATGATACAGGTTTAATTGAACGTTGAACTATAATAGTTTGTAGAGTATTTCAGGTGAAAATAACGCGGTTTTTgtgattatttcaaaataataagtaaataaatacagcaATCTTGTGCAACAAACTCAGCACGCCTCTTCAATGACGTTTCAGCCATTGTAATGCACACCTTGCCCTACTAAATCAATTGTCCATTCGTCTTCGAATGGAATTTTCTGGACGCGAGGCGGGGCTGCCTAATCAGTTGTTTTAAAAACGATATTTTAACTGTGCGTCTATGTTTCCTTTTTATTGTCCTCTATTGTCCAGggtgacagaatgactccccAACACCCATGAACAATCTCAGATCTGCGGGAATGTGCatgatgtttattttaattttgcttcTAGACATGAGCCATCAAAGGAACAATGCAAACGCAGCTGGCAggaaggtggtgggggggggggggggggggggcagcgtccGGTGTCAGGGTTCCCCATTGTTTCACCTCCATCCTGCCACTATGTGACACAGTCTCCGACTTCGAAGGCCAGAGAGAACCGTAAGTGTGGAACCGGGATCACCGTCTGTTCCCTCAGCATGTGCTCTGTTGAGGAATCACCTGAACAGCATTGGAATACATTGACATTAACTTTATTCAGTGGACATTATAAGCACGCGTGCTGTCGAGCAGAAGTTACggtgtagctagaaattctgggcccccccTTGACAAAATGTCCTCATGTCTCTCCAGCTGCATATTCAAGGCCCCCATATGGTGCTGGCCTCCCTGAATCTGCAGGGCATACATGTCGCGAAGCCCCCGGCTGCAGCCCTTCCACCGAAGGCCCAGGTACGAGAGATAGCAGTTTGGGAGCAGGACCGAGGGCGGAATCAGACTGGTAGAGATGTTTCTGGAACAGTGGGTCTTCAAGCTTTTTGTGAAAATGGAGAGGGAATCCGATGATAACATGCTTCAGAAGAAGAATAATTCATAGCATATTTCTTCTGCACACACGCTATAATCATTAATTTCtagtattatttttattatttatatttattgtatttttacttCAGTAATGTAGTTTATGTCACATGACTAAAAtagtttttatacatatttttttctttttaatgatgCGTGcgttttttacatttatatacttAAAGAAAGCACATATTCTTGGGAGGTCTATACAGAGTCTATATGGATCCCATATGAAATTAGAATATTTCCCTTTATAAGTCAGGCATGACCCTGGAGACGTCACACAGCGGGAGCTGTTGAAAATGAGGCTGAGCcagaaaaatcatttttaacTTGCCTCCTATTCATGATAAATGGCTTTTCTTTGGGCCCAGTcatattaaaaaagaaatatcAAAGTTAATGCATCCTGTCTGTCTCCGGTCAGAGCGAGGCTTATCTAACGGCCATCGCGGCCAATGTCGAATGCGTTTTGGCCGTCATTATGAAAAACCTCATCCAGTCCAATCAGGTGGGGTTTTCATCAGGCCGTCTCACTGGCAAAACTGCGGATTGGCTTACACCACATGCTCCCCGCGTGAAAAAAACGAGCCCAGAGGCGTCCAGCTGGAAATGTGTTTCCATTCAGGCATcaagcccccaaccccccaggcGTGTCTGGTGGTGAATACAATACCGCCTTTCTGGGGCTGTAAGGCCTGTTATAAAGTGGGCCCTGGATGCGTTGGTGCTGGCAGAGAAGCAGCCTGCAGTAAGTCAGGGGTGAAGAGGTGGGTATGAAATATGCCTTTTCGGGGAAGATCGTTTACCAAGCCTATAACTGGCGAGAATGAAATAACCTCAGTGCTTCCATCCATGTTGTGGGAGATGGATCATCTTGGACGGCAATGTTCCAGGACCTGCTTTAAGGAAGTTGAAGTTCCATATTCCTCTCCTGTGGGCCCATGAGATGATGATGCTACTGCAAATAGTTTTTAATGCTTGTTATTTTTCGGGTGGCATTTTATTTTTGGTTGGATGTTGGATGTAGGGCTGGACTGGGAAAAAAATCCGCCATAGACCTCAAAGTACCCCATGATAAATTCTGCCGGCCCACAAACCCACAGGCCCAACAGGAAAATGCCTGGTATACAAGATGGCCAATCCAGGCCTGGAGGTATATACCCTGTCCAGCCGACATTGTGTGAGTGTTTTCACATGGAAACTGACAGAACATTTTGATAAAGTTTGTTTTCAACAAGGTTCTTTTGTTCCTGTGGGGTTGCAGTGAGTTTGGTTCACATTCCGGAAGCCTGAGGTGCTTGGAACACATGCTGGACAGGACAATAGTCCATCATACATTCGGAAGAATTCTGCATAACTTTGGGCTGTTGCTGTTTTGTGGAGAAACCAGAAACCCTGTGTGGAAAACGCTTGTTCACTATAATTCAGAAATCAAGAAGTGTttgtaacagtaattattattgcaGAACCTAGAGCAATGGCCACCAACCAGTCGAgcggcatacacacacacacacacacacacacacgcgcgcacacagacacacacatgcacagtacTCACCAAAATATTGTCTTTGTAAAAGTaaatgtttgtaaaaaaaaatgtttggagACCTGTGAGctaaagaataaaaatatatgttttgaagaaaaaaaacatttatttttttcacattttccttATACGACAGCCCTTTTACAATAGGTAATAGTATACACTGCAGGAtcgttaaaaatacaaaaagaataCTTGCAaaattttacatatatatttatatatatttaatatccTAAGTAAATTGCATAATATGGAGGAGCAAAGCTCCTGTATGGCTGGGAAGGATGCAGAAAGCGGAAGTTCAGTAAATGTCAAAAATTATTGCTCTCTTGCTCCTTAAATATTTCGTGGTGATTTAAACCTCAGCGGTAAAAGCGCTATTAAATGCAGATCAGGTTTGATGATCTGTATTTACTGTGTTGCTGTGATGCTGATCAGGTGCATGAGATGTTCAGTCCGTTTGGTCACAGGAACAAAAGCAGCTAAATAGTCTGTTAGGCTGAGTAGTCTTTGGGATTCTGTTCTTCCTGCTACATTCAGATAGAATCCAAAATGGAGGCATTAAAAAAAGTGTGATTGTCTCGCTTCTTAAGGCACAGGAAAACAGTTCAAACATATATAATTTGCTTGGGAAAATAAAATATCAGGTAGGATTGTCTATTGATTTGTCACTGAAAGGTAGTGAAAGTAGCAGAAACTTTCTTCAATATAAAAAACTCCATACAAGCTACTGCCCAAATGTACAGATATAAAAACACTTCATTAAAATGCACATACTACACATCAGTAACTGTTATTTCTTTTTTCCAAACAATTTGCTTTTTTGGACCGAGGTCAACTCGTGTTAATTCTCTTGACTTTCAATACTGCTTCACATATGAAAATAACTCTgcataatttatacagtaagatGCTTTACCGCATGGTTGACCAATGTTAAAAACAAAACTAGAAAATAGATCTGACAAACGCACAGCGTTCGTGAATCCGAGGAATGCTCTGCTTTGGAATCGTTAATCTCCGTCTCCGCTTTCCGTTTTAGTTACAGGTTTACTTCTGAGAGTTACTGCCTCCAAGCCTCTTGTTGGAGCTGTAGAGAGCTGCTTCAAAATGCCTTGAGAAATTTACTGGATGTACGATAATGTTAGAGTGTGGGATAAATGTATCAAGCAAGGGAATGGTGAGTAATGTGTTAACATAAGAAACAGCTTTGAGAAGTCGTCCCCTGAGCCGAACAATAGATGTAACTGCTCTCCTCAACCTGGATGTCCACTGTACTGAAACGAACGAGGCCGAACCGGACTGAACCGGGCTAAGGCTGCTAAAACCAGAATGGAAAAGAGAGTCGGACATCCAGGGTAGGAAAAGCGAAAGATGCCCGTGGAATTGAGCTTGACGAAAGGGTCTCAGAACAACAGCTGAATGTGGGCCGAGAGACCCACAGATGGCAGTGCATTCACATTAATACTGGTCTGGTTCCATCACGGTGTCTGCCCCAACTGGCTTCATGCGAGGCCTCTTGAAGGCACCACGACTCCTCTGGCTTCTCCAACTTCCAGTTTGGAGGATAAAAGTTTTGTGTGACTGGCAACTCCCAGTCACTAGATTGCCTCCTGGGGGCTGAGATGTCCTTTGCTTTTGAACTCTCCCAGAGTTCCAGAAGATGCttcagatgcacacacacacacacacacacacacacacacacacacagaaagactGATCATACAACACAAGACAAACATCTTCTGGAGTCCAAAAACTGGAGCTAGAATTTGGGACCCAAGAAAGCTGAGTCCATGTCTCAAGAAAGACAGCGTGACAGCCTCGgttttcccacaatgcccttGTCTGCTTAGATATTGGTGTCCAGCTCTGGGGAGGGTTGTGGGTCCTTTTAATATACCCACAGATGCAGCTTTCAGGGTAGAAAGgcggaaaaaaacaacaaaaatgacacacaaacatatacaaaCCAACCATCAGGCGTGTAAGTAGTACTTCATTATAAGTGGATAGCAATATCCAGTTCTTTTCCTTAATTTAGCATCTGAGAAATAAATCCAAGAGTTTCAAATCCAAAATGGGTTTCAGGAGTGAGGAGTCCATGTCCTCTTGTAAGAGTTCAGGCCAGGCTGGGTGAGCATTGGAGCAGGTTTAGTAATAGCTGCCCAGGTGAGATGGCACATGGGAGCTGGGGTGTCGTGGCACGCTGGAGCTGGGATAGATACCACCGGTTGGCGAACTCCAGTAGGGGGTAGCTGGTCCAAAGAAGTTGGAGGAGGTAACTGGCATGGAGGGCGGGTGCGGAGAGACGAAGTTGACCTTCTGCTGGTGGGCATGGTATGGAGGTACGTAGGCTAAGTCCGAGGGGTACTTGTACATGGAGGACTCTGTGGGATGAGGCTGTAAGGCCTGGGCGATGCCGTGGAAGTCGAACTTGTAGGCGTAGCGCTTCCCGTGCACCTTGGTCATGATGTTCTTGTCGTAGTAGTAGCGCAGCGCGCGGCTCAACTTGTCGTAGTTCATGTTGGGCTTGCTCTTCCTCTCGCCCCAGCGCCGGGCCACCTCGTCCGGGTCCGTCATCTTGAACTCGCCGTTGGTGCCCTCCCAGGTGATGCAGCCGGCGTTTGCGCTGTCGGAGAGCAGCTCCAGGAGGAACTGCCAAAGCTGAATTTGGCCGGAGCCTGCAGAACACCGGATGGTAATAGTACACGCACGTCAGGCCCAGAGTCACGGGTCAGAATTCTGTAGGGCTAAAATGAGATCTACATTCTTCTCATACTCATAGAATTCTCAAAAAATACATAGACTACAAACAGGATCCATTGCCTAAGTCTGTCTTTCAGTctaatttgtaggtaagtcggaaCAATAGTAATGCAGtatataataatacagtaattcCTAGGTAACTACAtacggtactgtactgtacctcgagcCAACGAATCTCAGAAGCTGTACAATGTTGTCTTGAGTGTCAGTGCATTAgttattatgaaccattgtattCAACTCAAATTTTTGCTATAATAGGCTTCATGGCTGTCTGTTGGTAAGTATGAATTGTGCATGTCAGGCATTTTTAACCCAGAGACTGCCTGTACATCCAGTGTGGACCAAGCAAGACCAGCAGGTCCGAGGGTAGGGATGCATCTTCCTGTTGTCGATTCAGAAAGTTCATCCTAGAAGTACCTAGGATGTATTATAATCCCATTTGAACTGTCTTTGTGAGGACACTGCAAAGTATTTTTGTGTGCTAAAATCATTTCAGTTATTTCAGGTTTAAAATGGGTCGAGACATAATTTTCAGGggattttaaaaattctttttGGATTTTAATCCCAATAAAAATGCCGGTATGGATGATAAATGGAAACCAATGTGTAAAGAATGCTAGACTGACTGTTACACATATCGATATAATTTTGGACGGGATGTGTGCTTACCTGGATTGGCCAGCCTACTGCTGGTAGGTCCTAGTATCTGGTAGGGAtctgaggagagagagagagagagagtcagcGTGTGAGACTGTGTGGGCTAATTCTGTTCTCTTTCATTGCGGAGATGGGAGGACGTTCCCTGTTCTTGTTTACCTGGCTGGGATCTCTGTTGCTCAGGGGTCTTGGACATGCTCTGCGAGACGGCTGGTGAACCTGTGTGCGTGAAGCAGGAGAGGTGGGTTGGAGGGACGGAAAGCCAGGCGGGAGCTGGACCACCAGGACAGAGAGCTTTACAACAGCCTCTGACAATTCCAAGGAAAATAGGGCAGGAGCAGGTCATGCTTCTAAGTGCTTAATGGAGTTTTAAGCATCTGGTTTCCAGGGGCTGGCTGCAGAGTTCTTAATCTCTGGAGTGCTGCCCTGTCTCCCTCGGCTAAGAACTGGCACTGAACCCGCCCTTAAAACCGGACCATCAGCACACAACAGCAGGCTCTGCTCACTGCCAACGAGCGCTGGGTGGCCATTTAGAATCGTGCTAAACCAGGTGTCCCACTCTGTGTCATTATACTGTAATATAAAGGTAAGCCATTACTCAATAGCATTAGGGGGTCTGTCTATCCAGGTGCTTGGTGTAAATCAAATCAAGTAAGTCCAGACGAGTGCAGTAAGTGAGTGTTTTTCACTCACCTTTTCCACTGTGCATGTTGTTTGACCACCCACTGCGTCTCACTGCATCATATGAGGGGTCTGCGAGACAGAATAGGAGACTTTTAATGGGCggccaaaaaaacaaaacaaaaacaaaataaaaggtgATCTTTCCACA is part of the Paramormyrops kingsleyae isolate MSU_618 chromosome 17, PKINGS_0.4, whole genome shotgun sequence genome and encodes:
- the fli1 gene encoding Friend leukemia integration 1 transcription factor isoform X4, encoding MTASSTQDYVQPHKINPLPPQQEWINQPVRVNVKREYDHINGSRESPVDCSVGKCGKMVSGTDPSQMAYGSYMDEKNGPPPNMTTNERRVIVPADPLLWSQDHVRQWLEWAIKEYGLLEVDTSMFQNTDGKELCKMTKEDFLRLTSIYNVEVLLSHLNYLRESSSSSSYNTPSHAEQSPRLATKEDPSYDAVRRSGWSNNMHSGKGSPAVSQSMSKTPEQQRSQPDPYQILGPTSSRLANPGSGQIQLWQFLLELLSDSANAGCITWEGTNGEFKMTDPDEVARRWGERKSKPNMNYDKLSRALRYYYDKNIMTKVHGKRYAYKFDFHGIAQALQPHPTESSMYKYPSDLAYVPPYHAHQQKVNFVSPHPPSMPVTSSNFFGPATPYWSSPTGGIYPSSSVPRHPSSHVPSHLGSYY
- the fli1 gene encoding Friend leukemia integration 1 transcription factor isoform X3 — protein: MDGTIKEALSVVSEDQSLFEPPYAAAAPLPKPDMTASSTQDYVQPHKINPLPPQQEWINQPVRVNVKREYDHINGSRESPVDCSVGKCGKMVSGTDPSQMAYGSYMDEKNGPPPNMTTNERRVIVPADPLLWSQDHVRQWLEWAIKEYGLLEVDTSMFQNTDGKELCKMTKEDFLRLTSIYNVEVLLSHLNYLRESSSSSSYNTPSHAEQSPRLATKEDPSYDAVRRSGWSNNMHSGKGSPAVSQSMSKTPEQQRSQPDPYQILGPTSSRLANPGSGQIQLWQFLLELLSDSANAGCITWEGTNGEFKMTDPDEVARRWGERKSKPNMNYDKLSRALRYYYDKNIMTKVHGKRYAYKFDFHGIAQALQPHPTESSMYKYPSDLAYVPPYHAHQQKVNFVSPHPPSMPVTSSNFFGPATPYWSSPTGGIYPSSSVPRHPSSHVPSHLGSYY
- the fli1 gene encoding Friend leukemia integration 1 transcription factor isoform X2 produces the protein MFQTVPDTASYVKEALSVVSEDQSLFEPPYAAAAPLPKPDMTASSTQDYVQPHKINPLPPQQEWINQPVRVNVKREYDHINGSRESPVDCSVGKCGKMVSGTDPSQMAYGSYMDEKNGPPPNMTTNERRVIVPADPLLWSQDHVRQWLEWAIKEYGLLEVDTSMFQNTDGKELCKMTKEDFLRLTSIYNVEVLLSHLNYLRESSSSSSYNTPSHAEQSPRLATKEDPSYDAVRRSGWSNNMHSGKGSPAVSQSMSKTPEQQRSQPDPYQILGPTSSRLANPGSGQIQLWQFLLELLSDSANAGCITWEGTNGEFKMTDPDEVARRWGERKSKPNMNYDKLSRALRYYYDKNIMTKVHGKRYAYKFDFHGIAQALQPHPTESSMYKYPSDLAYVPPYHAHQQKVNFVSPHPPSMPVTSSNFFGPATPYWSSPTGGIYPSSSVPRHPSSHVPSHLGSYY